In Amblyomma americanum isolate KBUSLIRL-KWMA chromosome 8, ASM5285725v1, whole genome shotgun sequence, the DNA window ACAATTGCAGGTGTCACGGTAGCCCCACAAATAGCGCGCATTCGCACTGGCCGTGCGGATATTGCTCAGAATATCATCCCGTGTGCACTCTGAGATGACAACGCGTGCCCCATCGCAGGTCGTCCAGCAACCTGGCGCAGGACATCTCAGACGGCGCACGCTCCGACTCGTCCTCGTCCGGAGGCCAGGCGGGCGGGACGAGCGACTCGCCGCCGCCTCCGCccacgacagatggcgctaggcgccGACCGCCCCCGAGCGCCGCCGGCGCTGCCCCCACAGGagggcggcggcggcgcagcgcaCTTTCGGCCAGGGAGCGCAACTTGCGGCGTCTCGAGAGCAACGAGCGAGAGCGCATGCGCATGCATTCGCTCAACGACGCTTTCCAGGTGCGTGGCAGACTGGTGCAAAGCTGGTTCGTGAGAGGAGGTTTCCAAGAAAGGAACGGCGCAGTGGCTGCCTctctgggtggacacctcaaccgcgccgtgaaggaaggttTAGCACGTACTTATAGGCGAGTTGGTGTGATATGCTGTTCGGAAATGCGCTAAAAAGAAACGGAAGGCTACGGTCGGGTGTAACTCTTCATCCACAGCATATTTGTTTTCTGCTCTAGATAGCTTGGACtgaatattttatttttgttcattaGGGCAACTACCGTCTTCTGCACTGACTGCGGTGTTAATGATTCCGTATGTAGCAGCTTATATGCCTAATTTTTGTAATATTCTTCTGTTCTGAGAGAAAGCCTGAGTCTGGAGTTTAGCACTTGCCCCTTGTATTTATTCTCATAGTCTGTCATTCCTTTATACTAATTATGAATGTTAACTGACTCGTTCGACTATAAATTGTTATAAAGCAGTTAAAGGCTATGAATGTCACAGGGATGTCTGCTGCGGTAACGGTTGCAGAAGGCGTAAGTCTGAATGCTTGTCATCTGCGTCGTCACTGGTTCATGTTATAGGCTGTGACATGACCATGCATCGTGCACTCCCCGTTATGAACACGCTTGAGTTCTTTCGCTTTCATACGCCTGCCTTACATGTAGCATTCATGCCTTATATAGTTTAGATTTCATCAGGTGTTAAACCTGCTACAATTTAAGTATAGTGGTTTATTGTGGTTTGCATAGTGTGACGGATAGCAGCTTAACATCACAGGAGAGTTTCAGGGATTCAAGGGCGTACAAATTTAGCAACTGCACCCAGAACGGGACGCAAAAATTTGCTAAATGTGCCTCAGGGCAGCACGAAGCTTGTAGGAAATAGTATTCTTCAAAACCTCCATCTCTGATTGGCATGTAACGTCACATTGCCATTCTTTGGGGGAAGATGGAAACCTCAGCTGGTTAGAAAATGGCAGCTGAAAGTAGTTGGCTTGCACTTGAAGAGACGGGCCCCAAGGTGATTAACCACGCATATCATCCACAGTGGAGACTGGGGTAGGCGGCGGAAAGTGCATTACAGAAACGCGAAGGTTCTCGCTGTGTTCCTGGTTCGTCAACGAGGCGGCTGCTGGCACGCCGATACAGGCAATGTATATATAAAGAAACAGGCTGTGTGCAGCTTTTCATCGGTGAAAAAGAGCATTATTTTAGGCACGAAAATTAAGCGTCAAAGGTTGGTGTCAGTACACGTTTAACGTAGTGCAAAACAAACACTAACTCATTTTTTACGTTGCTGTTCCTTCGTCCTCTGCAGGCATTGCGCGAGGTGATTCCGCACGTGGCCATGGAGCGCAAGCTGTCCAAAATCGAGACACTCACACTGGCCAAGAACTACATCATGGCGCTCACAAACGTCATCTGCGACATCCGCGGCGACCCCAAGCCGTACCAGTTCTGCCCCGCCGAGCTGCCGCTGcacga includes these proteins:
- the LOC144100917 gene encoding uncharacterized protein LOC144100917, coding for MVRSRGEDTAAHEEDPLGAEDWPDEARQPDRKRPRPDSRSSSNLAQDISDGARSDSSSSGGQAGGTSDSPPPPPTTDGARRRPPPSAAGAAPTGGRRRRSALSARERNLRRLESNERERMRMHSLNDAFQALREVIPHVAMERKLSKIETLTLAKNYIMALTNVICDIRGDPKPYQFCPAELPLHDEDEDDLDEDDLKEDDLSVSDGGAP